A segment of the Candidatus Binatia bacterium genome:
TCTCCCACGCCTAGCCCGCCGATTCTACGTGCTTCGCCTTGCGGTCGAAGCAGCGCCAGCCTTCCGCTGTCAGCTCCACCAACAGTACGGCGGTCCCGGCGATGAGTCGGGGACGTACCCAGTCGCCCGTATCGATCACAGCATCGGAAGGCACGACTTCACCGTTGCGCGACATCGACAGTAGGCTCATGCCCCGCTGCCGCAAGGCTCCGGCAGAAACGCGCTCCCCGAAACCACGCAGGCCACCGGCAAGTTCCAAGAACCTGCCCGCGTTGCCTTCCGCGGTGAGTCCCACCGCGGCCAGCGCACCGATGATGCCGTCCCCGGTCCCCCCAAGCTCCGCAAGCATGAGCCCCTGCCCGGCCGCTAAGGCTGCCGCCTCACCCTTGCCCACCAATTCGCTGCTGGCACGGTACCCAAAGCGAATGACGCCGGCGTCGATTCTCTCGCCGGCGCCCAGGCAAACGCCGGGGTCCGAACCTTGCGCTGACCGATGCGCGACGTAGCCGCCTGCCACATCGAAGAGGCGGCGCTCGAGGCCGTTGTGTTCCGCGTCCACTTCCAGGATGAGACAGGCTGGGCTGTTGTGGCTGGTGTAGGGGATTCGCGGATCAACCAGGAGTTGATGGCGCACGACGCCAACCAAGCGGGCAAGCCCTTGCGTTTCCAGGTACACGCCCAACTCGCGGGCCAACCTGCCCGTTCCTGGGCGCTGGCCGAGAACGTCGGTATCGTCAATGCCGAGCAGAAGGCGCATGCGTACACTCCTCAATGAAAATCGGCCACAACTTCGCTCATGTGTGAGATGTCGTAGCCACTCAATGCGGCAGCCTTCCGGCGAAAGGCGTCCTGATGCATCACTTCCAACAGTGGCCGAAGCCGTGCCGAGTCGAAGACCGGCCGCGCGATCGCCAGCTCATAGCGCTCGTACCCGAGCGGGATGAATTCCAATCCCCACGCCTGGGCAACGGCGCGGATGCCTAGCCCGACGTCCGCCGACCCCGCCGTGATGGCGGCGGCAACCGCGTTGTGGGTCGGCGCCTCATGTTCATAGCCGGCGATCGCCTGCGGATCGATCTTCGCCTGGCGCAGCCGGTGATGCAGCAACAGCCGCGTACCGGCACCGCGCTGGCGATTGATGATGCGGACGCCGGAGCGCGTCAGATCGCGGAGATGTCGAATCCCCTTGGGGTTACCGGCCGCGACCATGAGCCCCTGCTGGCGCTGCGCCAGGTGAATGAGGATGATCGGCTCCTCCGGCAGCACGTGTTTCACGAACGGAATGTTGTACTCACCTGAATCGACGTCAAGTAGATGGATGCCGGCAACCTGCGCCCGCTGTTCGCGCAAGGCGATCAGTCCGGCGATGCTGCCGGCCGGGCTTGCGGAAAAACGCATCTCCGGATGCTGCTCTGCCGCCAGGCGCACGAGCAAATCGAACACCGGGTCGTCACTGCCGACGGCGACCAGTGCTGCCGCCTCGACCGGGGCACGCGGCGAAGCGTGGCGTGCCGGGACGACCGCCTCGCAGGATTGGAGCCAGGAGAGTGCCGTCTCCGTGCGGCGTATATGGGCCTCGGCAAGCAACCACGCGCCGGCGTCGCGTTTGCGTTGCGCCGCCTCGGACCGATCCTCATGTGCCCGGCGTCGCACCTCCAGGATGCGGCGCCGTTCGGCAATCAGTGCGCCAACGTCCACAGAACCGGCCGCCAAGCCGAATCGAACCTTCAGCGGGAATTCGTCACGGCCATGCTCAGGCGTAACGGTGGACCCCTGCAGCCAACGCTTGAGTTCCGCACGCCCGCGCCGGGTAATGGCGTACACCCTGCGGTCAGGCCCCTGCTTGCCTGGCTCAAGGCGCACCGCGACCCATCCTTCGCGCCTTATCGACGCCAGCAGACGGTAGAGCTGCCCGAAATCGATGCGCCACTCTGGACCGAACTCGGCTTCGAGTTCGCGCCTGATCTCGTAACCGTACCGCTCACCTCGCGCGAGCAGGCCCATTACGGCATGGGCTGTCGACACCGAATCCCCTCCTGACCCGACCGCCAAGGGCAGTCTATAGGCATTACCTATAGCTCAGATTGAGCCCCTCCCGTCAAGGACGGGCGAGACCCGTGTCGCTGCACAACGGGCACAACTGCACAACGGGCACCAGCGGGAGATAGTCGGAAGCGCGAGGCAGTGCATTCAGACCGCCCGTGGACGCAGCCCGCTCCGTCATCACTTGAGGCGGTCATCTGGGAAACGTGGGGTCAAAACGCAGGGTGAACCGGAACGTGGTCCCGTAAGTCGGGTTGGGCGTGGCCCACAAACGGCCACCGTAGACCTCGACGATCGAACGGCTGATGGAGAGGCCCATGCCGAGTCCGCCCGCTTTCGTGCTGACGAACGGGTCGAACATCCGCTCGGCAATCTCCTGCGGGATCCCTCCCCCGCTGTCGCACACTGCGACCTCGACCGTGTCCGCACTGGCCAGTGACGTGCGCAGCACCAGCTCACGCACATCCCTTTTCGCTCCAGACACGGCCTCCAGGCCATTGCGTACCAGGTTCACGATAACCTGTTCAATCTGGACGGCGTCAATGAACAGAGGGGGAACCTGCGAAGCAAGCTCCAGCTGCATACACACGGCGTGCTGGCGTGCCTCGGCTTCCACCAAGCACGTCACGTCGCGCACCAGCTCATTGAGATCCACCATCTCCCGTCGGGGTTCGCCTTTGCGCACGAATGCCCTGACTTGACGAATGATCTCGCCGGCCCGCATCGCTTGGGTAGCGATCTCTTCCAGCACCGGCAGAATCTCCGCGGGCTCGCCGACGCCGGCGTGGATCCGCCGCGTACAACCCTTGGCATAGCAGGTGATGGCTGTCAGCGGCTGGTTCAGCTCGTGCGCAATCCCGGATGCCATCTCGCCCATCGTACTGAGTCGCAGGAGGTAGGACAGCTCCGCCCGATGGCGCCGCGCCTCTTCTTCGATGCGCCGGCGTTCGGTGACGTCACGCGAGGTCAGCAGCACCCCGGCGATTTCCGCTGGATCGGCGAGGCGCTTGCCGACGGATTCGAAAATGCGCCACGCACCGTCGCGGTGCTGAAAGCGAACCTCTGTCGACTGGGTGACACCGGCTTGATGGATCGCTTGCTCCAGGGTCTTCATCGCCGCAGGCCGGTCTTCCGGATGAATGAAGTCCATCACATGCCGGCCAATCAACTCATCCGCTTTGTACCCGAGCAGCCGTTCGATGGAGGAGCTTTCGTACCGGATGGTACCGTCCTCGTTCAGAATGGTGACGATGTCCGAGGTATTTTCGATCAATGTCCGGAAATACTCGTCGCTGCGCGGTGGCACGTCTTGAGCCCCAGGTGAGCCTTTCCCCGACCCTGGAGGCGTACCCCGCTTCGAGTCTTCCGAATCGTTCTGGCCCGACGAGCACGCCTTTGCAGCATCGCGGGTATCGCTGGTCACGGCACTTTACCCCCCCATTCCAAGAGTGCCCTTCAGCTGGGATCTTTGCAACGACCCAAATACGCCGGTCGTACCTTCCATTTCTTGAAGTTCACGGGTAACACGCTTCCATGCCGGCCCCTCACGATTTCGTCACTCCCGCCGCCAGCCCAGCCATCGCCGAGGTGCGCCATGTATCCAAGAACTTCCTGGCGGACACCGGGCGGGAACTGGTTGTGCTCCGGGATATCAGCCTGGCGGTCAATCCCGGCGAGGTGGTGTGTGTACTCGGACCGTCCGGTTGCGGCAAGTCCACCCTGTTGCGCATTCTCACCGGACTCATTGAGCCGAGCGCGGGAGAAGTGCTCTGCCACGGCCAGCCACTGCACGGAATTCATCCCGGCGTCGCCGTCGTCTTCCAAAACTTCGCGCTCTATCCCTGGCTCACGGTGGAAGAAAACGTGCGTGTCGGCGCCCACGGCAAGGGGTTCGGGACGGAGGATCAGGCCGCCCGGGTCAACCATGTCATCGACCTGGTCGGACTCGACGGCTTCGAGGAAGCCTATCCGAAAGAGCTGTCCGGCGGCATGAAACAGCGCGTCGGCATCGCGCGAGCGCTGGTCGGCGGACCCGAGCTGCTCTGCATGGACGAGCCGTTCTCCGCCCTCGACGTGCTCACGTCGGAATCGCTGCGGGCGGAGGTGTCCGCTCTGTGGTCCCGCGGCGACACCGGCATCAAGAGCCTGCTGGTGATCACGCATCTGATCGACGAGGCCGTGTATCTCAGCGACCGCATCGTGGTCTTGAGCGCCAACCCCGGTCAAGTGCGCGAGGTCGTCACCAACGCCTTGCCGCATCCGCGCGATTATCGCGATCCTGCGTTTCTGCGCCTGGTCAACGAGCTGCACGCCGTCATCACCAACATCCACCTGCCCGACGAAGCCGTACCGGCGCCGCCTCCTGGGCGCCCACCGCGCATCGTGCCCCTGCCGCCGGCGCACATCGGTGAGATGGTGGGTCTCTTGCGCATCGTACACGAGCACGGCGACCGCATTGACCTGTTCGATCTCGCCGAGGATCTCCGCCTCGAATTTGGCCGCGTGATCCTGGTGAGCAAGGCGGCGGAACTGCTCCATTTCATCGACACGCCACAACAGGAAGTCGTCCTCACGGCATTGGGGCGTGAGTTCGCGCGGGGCGACGCCAACGCTCGCAAGGGGATCATGCACCGGCAACTCCACGCCTTGGGCTTGTTCGCCTACTTGCTGCGCTTGCTCGAGAACGCACCCGGAAAACGCTTGCCGGCGGAGGTGGTGAAGGAACAAATCATCCTGGCCATGCCGACGGAGGAACCGGAAGCACTCTTTGAGACGCTGGTGGACTGGGGACGTTACGGCGAGGTCATCGGCTACGACTCCGCCAAGCAGGAGATGTATCTCGATGTAGAGGGCATCGCCACGGCGGACGCCAGGGCGTGAGGGCGTGGTAGCGCCGAACCGAACACGACGGAGCGCAGACGCCACCGGCGTGCTCACGCTCCCACGCCGGCCCGGTGCTCTGTGGGTCGATGCACTGATGGTGCTCGTCCTCTGCGCCATCGTCGCGGGAGTGGTGGGCTTGGCCCGGCGTTGGACCGCGCCCCTGAATCCCACGATCGAGATTGATCTGTCCCCTTGGGCCTTACCACGGTACACGCTGTTTTCGCTGGAACGCGGGTGCGCCGCTTACGCCCTGTCACTCGTGTTCACTCTCATCTACGGCACGGTTGCCGCGTACAGCCGCCGCGCCGAACGCGTCATGATTCCTCTGCTCGATATTCTGCAGGGGATCCCGGTTCTCGGCTTCCTGCCCGGCCTGGTCCTCGGCATGGTGGCACTGTTCCCCCGCTCCAACTTCGGTCTCGAGCTCGCCTGCATCGTCATGATCTTCACCGGACAGGCATGGAACATGACCTTTTCCTTCTACGGATCATTGCGCGCCATACCCACCGATCTGCGCGAGGTCGCCCGGGTCCACCGTTTCGGCTGGTGGAAGCGATTTCGCACCCTCGAAGTGCCTTCGGCTGCCATCGGATTGGTGTGGAACTCGATGATGTCCATGGCGGGAGGCTGGTTTTTTCTCACCGTTACCGAGGCCTTCACCCTCGGTGATCACGATTTCCGGCTCCCTGGTATCGGCTCGTACATGAGCGTGGCCATCGATCACGGTGACGTGCCGGCGATGCTGTTCGCCATCGTCGCCATGGTGACGATGATTGTGGCGATCGATCAGCTCGTCTGGCGGCCGGTCATCGCCTGGTCGCAGAAATTCAAGATAGAGGAAACCGAAGCCGCCACGGTTCCGGCATCGTGGGTGCTGAGCCTGCTGCGCCGTTCCCGCTTGGTATCCGGGCTTCAAGAGATGGCAACGGCCGCCCTCGCCGCTCTGCGGCGACACGCGCTATCGCACACCGTGGCGCAGCATGCTGCGCCGCTACAAACATCCCATCGCAACGTAGGGGCACAGCCTGCTGCGCCCGTGCGTGCCCCGCGGTTGGGACCGCTGCTTCTTGCGATCACGGGCTGGACAGTCGCGTTGCTCTTTGTGCTGTTGACCGTGTGGGGCGCCGCGCACCTGGTGGGGATGCTGCGCCACGTGACACTGCGCCAGTGGATCACCATCGTCCAGGCCCTGGGCCTGACGTTTCTGCGCACCTCAGCGGCGGTGCTGATCGGTGCGGCATGGGCGGTCCCGGCCGGTATTTGGATCGGCCTCTCCCCGCGTCTCTCCCGTATTTTTCAGCCGGTGATTCAGGTGGTGGCCGCGTTTCCGGCACCGATGCTGTTCCCGCTGGTCACGGCGGCGTTCCTGGCGCTCGGCATCGGTTTCTCCTGGGGCTGTGTGGCCCTCATGTTGCTGGGAGCGCAGTGGTACATCTTGTTCAACGTGCTCGCCGGGGCAATGACGATTCCCCAGGACCTGAGGGAGACGGTCGACGTCTACCGGCTGCGTGGCTTTGCTGCTTGGCGTACGCTCTACTTGCCCAGCGTCTTTCCCCAGCTGGTGACGGGGCTGATCACCGCGGCGGGCGGCGCCTGGAACGCCAGCATCGTCTCGGAGTATCTGCGCTACAAGCAGCGGACGCTGATCGCGCCGGGACTGGGTTCGCTCATCACCGAGGCCACCGCGGCGGCGGATTTCCCGTTACTGGCGGCCAGCGTGTTGACCATGGCCATCACCTTGGCGACGCTGAACCGTGTGGTATGGAAGCGCTTGTATCGCCTGGCGGACACGCGCTTCAGTCTGAACCGATAGACGACAAATGGTGGAGGTCTTGGATGAAAGCAGCCTTTTGCACACAGCCGGGTACCTTTGAGCTCCGCGAAGTTGAACAGCCCACCCCGGGTCCCGGTGAGGCGGTGGTCAAGGTGCGCAGCTGCGGCATTTGCGGCAGCGATCTGCACTTTTTTCATGGCGGATTCCCACCGCCGATGGTCTGCCCGGGGCACGAGATCAGCGGGGAGGTCGTCGCCGTTGGCGACGGCGCCAACGTCCGGCCGGGCGCCCGCGTCGCCATCGAACCACTATTGGTGTGCCGCGAGTGCTCGTACTGCCGCACCGGGGATTACCAGCTGTGCGAGAAGTTCCGCCTCGCCGGCACGACGGACGACGGTGGTTTTGCGGAGTACATCCGCATGCCGGCGTACGCCCTGTTTCCGCTTCCCGCCAAGGTCGATTTCGAAGTTGGCGCGTTGACCGAGCCGCTGGCTGTCGCCGTTCACGGCGTTCGTCTGGCCAACGTGCGCCTGGGCGACCGGGTGGCGATTCAGGGCGCCGGCACCATTGGGCTGCTGTCCGTTGCCGCGGCCAAGGCCGCGGGCGCGGCGGAGGTGTGGATCACCGCCCGGCACCCCCAACAGCGTGCCGCCGCGGAATCGCTGGGCGCCTCACGTGTATTTCTCGGACCCGATGCGAGCGGTGAGATCTCCGACGCGGCACGGCAGCAGCTTGTCGACGTGGTCATCGAAACCGTGGGAGGATCAGCTGACACCATCAACGAAGCGGTGTACCTGGTGCGGCCCGGCGGCTCGATCGCGGTGCTGGGCGTGTTCACGACCATGCCGTCGTTGAACGCCTTCACACTGGTAATGAAAGAGGTGCGTATCGTCGGCTCACTGACCTACGGCCGTCCCGGCCCGCGCGCCGATTTCGACGTCGCGTTGCAGTTGTTGGCCGAACAACCCGAGCGCTTCCGCAAGCTGATCACGCACCGCTTTCCGCTCAGCCAGATCATTCGTGGCTTCGAGACCGCGGCCGACAAGCGCTCCGGGTCGATCAAGGTGGCCATCCGGCCGGAATGAGATTGGGAGAACTTGGACCGATCGAGCGGGGGCGCTGAGAATTGCGGCCTGCTTTGCAAGCAGCGTGACCGCGCGCCAACGTTCCCGCCGGCCTCCAATCCGGTCGCTACATGGCAGGCTCCCTGCCGGACGTCGGCCGCAGATCCTTGCACGCTTATTCATCTCGCGAGTATAAGCTCCACAGTGCGTGAGCGTCCGTCAGCATCGGTTGAATTCAACAGCGCTTATCTACCCTCCGGCGGTGTGCGTCTCTACGTCACGCAATCACTCCGACTGACCGGACGGCATAGGTGACGACACTCAGCCGCAACTTTGCCCATCTCCAGGAGCACGACGAACAGCTCCTGCGCTTGGGTATGCTCGCGGAACGGTATTTCCCGGATGACCCGAACACCTCGGTACTGAAGCTGCGACCGGATCTTCGGCGGCCAGCTCCGACAGATCCTGGAGGCCTTCAACGAGTCACTCTGGCAGCCGGCTGCCTAACAACGAACGGACTAGGATATGAACCTCAGGGAAGCCATGAATACATTTGCAGACTGCTCCTTGTGTGGCGGTCAGGTTGAAGAAGCACGCGTGACCTACGACTACCGCCGGCGCGGCCACCTCCTGGTCTTTGACAACGTGGCAGCCGGGGCCTGCCGCCAGTGCGGGGAAAAATACTTCTCCCCCGACGTTCTCAAGCGAATGGATGATGCCTACCACGACGTCTTCGATCGCAATAAACCACCCGAACGGATGCTTCAGGTCCCCGCCGTGACCCTCTAGGCGGACCTCGCCGAAGGCCTCGAGATGGCAAAGAAGCCGGCAACTCTTACCTCGACTCCCGGTCAGTCGTTCCGCACGCCGGCGCGCATTCATCGCGTCGATGCCGTACGCGCCAAGCTCGCCGCGATCGAACTGCGCGAAGAGGATATCGATGCCGCTGTCGACTCGGCACGGCAGGGAGGCGGGCGCGTCGCGAAGACCGCCAAGACCGGCGACCTGACTCGCAAACCAAGATCATGAACACTGTCACCCACGACATCGTCGCCAAGCTCTGGAACCTCTGCAACGTCGAGGAATAGGAGGAAATCGTCCGCCGCATCGAAACCCTGTTCACCTACGCCGACCGCCTTGGAGCCCGCTATATCGCCACCCGCGCTGCTCGCCAAGGCTTTCCGCGGCGAGCTGCCCGCTTGACGTCCCTCGATACGCGCCCTGAAAAGACGGGCGCTACTCGGGACAAACGGTTTTGAGGTCCGTTGACCGATTTCTCGCAAATTCGTTGCGACCGTACCAGCCTGTTGACGACGGGTGTTTGACATTCAAGACTGTGCCGAGATGACGAAACACTCCCTTCCTTTGTCTCAGGTCTATCGCCTGCTCGAGCCGGGGCCAGTCGTGATGGTCACAACCGCCCGCAAGGGACGGGCAAACATCATGACCATGTCGTGGCACACGATGATTGATTTCGAACCACCGCTTGTGGGTTGCGTGATCAGCGACCGGAACTATACATTCGGTGTCTTGAAGGCGACCAAAGAATGCGTGATCAACATCCCGACGGTGGAGCTGGCAGCACAGGTGGTGCGCTGCGGGAACACCTCCGGGCGACGGGTCGATAAGTTCAAGACCGTTGGTTTCACGCCAGCAACCGCCTCGCGCGTCAGCGCACCGCTCATCGACGAGTGCTATGCCAATCTCGAATGCAAGGTCGTCGATGCGAGGATGGCGGCCAAATACAACCTCTTCATTCTTGAGGTACTCAAAGCGTGGATCGACCCTTCAAGAAAACACCCGCGGACGATTCATCATCTCGGGAGAGGCGCCTTCATGGTTGCCGGCAAGACGATCAAGTTGCCCTCCAAGATGAAATAGCTTCCCTGCAAGCGGCTACCCAGAACAGGAGAATGTGAAACTGGCCGTCTATACGCATATTGTGTTGCTGACGAGCGACCCCTCTGTAAGCGCTCCCACGATTCAGGATCTAGTAGCGCTCACCCGCACAACCTACTCCGGCGCGCTCGAAGTGGGTGAAGATCTAATGACCATCGAGGTGGGGGACAAGATCGAAGTGCATCGGTTCACATCGCCGTCGCGCTAATTGGTGAGGCGCCGCCGGTTGTCTGCGTAAATGAAATTTGCGAGAGTGCACCCTGGCGCGGTCATGCGAGTTCGATCATCACCGGACACGATCCTGAAATGTGGCGGACGATCCCCCAGGCGCCGGCGCGGCTTACGCCCGCAAGGAGCGCGGAACTGGCCTGAAACGAGGAGGCTTGCCCGGTGGCTGCACCAATCCCTGAGGAAGTGAATCGACTCTTCAGCAGCGCGCCGTTCATCGCCGCCCTCGGGATCCAACTCGACTCCGTTGGTCAAGGTGAATGCACGACGGTGATGGCGCTCGAAGATCGCCATCTACAACAGGACGGTTTCGTGCACGCAGGCGTACAGGCCACCATGGCCGACCACACGGCGGGAGCCGCTGCCGCCACACTCCTGCAGAAGGGTCAGATCGTGCTGACCGCCGAATTCAAAATCAATCTGCTCCGCGCCGCAAAAGGTCAGCGGCTCATCTGCAGATCCAAGGTCCTCAAGCCGGGAACGCAGCTGACCGTCGTCGAGTCAGAGGTCTTCTGCGTCGCATCGGGAGAGGAGCGCCTCGTTTCCAAAGCGACCGCCACCATGGCGATAGTCAACCGACGAGGGGCATGACGAATCAACGCGGCCCGACCCCGAGAGAACTCACCTCGCGACGCGGCTTTGTTTCGACTTCCTTGCCACCACCAACATCTGCTTCCCCAGCAGCCACTGCGCCGGCGGCAACGCCAGATACAGGCGCACGAGCCATAGCGGCAAGCGGCTCTTGCCGCTGGTGAAGGGCAGAAAGCGCGGGCGCAACACTTCGATGTCGAAACCCGACATCCGCAGCGCCTCGCTGAGGCTGCCGTGGCTGAGCGGGACCTGGTGATCGAAGAGGTCCCAGTACTCCTTGTAGGCGTAGCGGATGTTCGGCTGGATGATGATCATGCGCCCCTCGGAAACGAGGAGCCGATGCACGTTGCGCAGCACGCACAGGACCGACTCCTTGTCGCGGAGACGTGCGAGGAAGTTGCTGCAGAACACCACCTGGGTGCAGGCATCCACCATGTGTTCGAGCACCCCCGGGATTTCGCCGATGACCGGCACGACCCCGGAAGCGGCAAACTCACGCAGGCGCGGATTCGTATCCACGGCGATCTTCCGGCTGCACCGGATGGCATTGATGAACTCGCAGAAGCCGGCGCCCAGATCGAGGACAGTGTCCTCCGGTCGGACGTACCGCTGCAGCACGACGCGGCACACTACCCCCCACATCCCCGCCCGCTTGCGCCGGCTCATGTCAGCGGATCGCTGTCCATACAGTTCCTGCTGCATTCTCACTCCCCCCTCCGTCTCCGCCTTTGCGGCTGTCGATATATCGCCGAAGACGTGCCTCGACAACACGTGCGAAGCTTTTCAAGCGCCGTTGCCTTCGGGCGCTGGGTAACGTAAATGGCCACAGCGCACCTGATTCCCAGGAGGTCACTGTGAGCACCAAAGAGCTGTACGAGATAGGCGAGCTGCCACCGATCGGACACGTCCCCCCCTACATGTATGGGCAACTCATTCGCGCCGAACGCTTTGGCGAGCCCCATCAGGCCTTTCAGATCGAGAAGGTCGAGGTCCCGTCCATCAAGCCGGATGAGGTCCTGGTGTACGTGATGGCCGCCGGCATCAACTACAACAACGTCTGGGCCGCGCTGGGCGCTCCGCTCAACGTCATCGCCGCACGCCAGAAGGCGAAGTACGACACCAGTGACTTCCACATCGGCGGCAGCGACGCGTCAGGCATCGTCTACGCGGTGGGCAGCGACGTGAAGAACGTCAAGGTCGGCGACCATGTCGTCACTCACGCGGGCGTCTGGGACGCCAACTGTCCGGCGGTCAAGGCCGGGGAAGATCCGACGATCGATCCTTCCTTCAAGATCTGGGGTTACGAAACCGGCTGGGGCAGCTTCGGCCAGTTCGCCAAGGCACAGGGGCATCAGTGCATGCCCAAGGCTAAGCACCTTACCTGGGAAGAAGCCGCCGCGCCGACGCTCGTCGGTCAGACCGCGTACCGCATGCTGAAGGGGTGGCCGCCGCACATAGTGCGCCAGAATGACGTCGTGCTCATCTGGGGCGCGGCCGGCGGGCTCGGATGCATGGCGATCCAGATTGTCAAAGCCGCGGGCGCCATCCCGGTGGGCGTGATCGGAGACGACAGCAAGGCTGACTTCTGCATCAAGCTGGGCGCCAAGGGCTGCATCAATCGG
Coding sequences within it:
- a CDS encoding substrate-binding domain-containing protein, with the translated sequence MSTAHAVMGLLARGERYGYEIRRELEAEFGPEWRIDFGQLYRLLASIRREGWVAVRLEPGKQGPDRRVYAITRRGRAELKRWLQGSTVTPEHGRDEFPLKVRFGLAAGSVDVGALIAERRRILEVRRRAHEDRSEAAQRKRDAGAWLLAEAHIRRTETALSWLQSCEAVVPARHASPRAPVEAAALVAVGSDDPVFDLLVRLAAEQHPEMRFSASPAGSIAGLIALREQRAQVAGIHLLDVDSGEYNIPFVKHVLPEEPIILIHLAQRQQGLMVAAGNPKGIRHLRDLTRSGVRIINRQRGAGTRLLLHHRLRQAKIDPQAIAGYEHEAPTHNAVAAAITAGSADVGLGIRAVAQAWGLEFIPLGYERYELAIARPVFDSARLRPLLEVMHQDAFRRKAAALSGYDISHMSEVVADFH
- a CDS encoding PAS domain S-box protein, with protein sequence MPPRSDEYFRTLIENTSDIVTILNEDGTIRYESSSIERLLGYKADELIGRHVMDFIHPEDRPAAMKTLEQAIHQAGVTQSTEVRFQHRDGAWRIFESVGKRLADPAEIAGVLLTSRDVTERRRIEEEARRHRAELSYLLRLSTMGEMASGIAHELNQPLTAITCYAKGCTRRIHAGVGEPAEILPVLEEIATQAMRAGEIIRQVRAFVRKGEPRREMVDLNELVRDVTCLVEAEARQHAVCMQLELASQVPPLFIDAVQIEQVIVNLVRNGLEAVSGAKRDVRELVLRTSLASADTVEVAVCDSGGGIPQEIAERMFDPFVSTKAGGLGMGLSISRSIVEVYGGRLWATPNPTYGTTFRFTLRFDPTFPR
- a CDS encoding nitrate/sulfonate/bicarbonate ABC transporter ATP-binding protein, translating into MPAPHDFVTPAASPAIAEVRHVSKNFLADTGRELVVLRDISLAVNPGEVVCVLGPSGCGKSTLLRILTGLIEPSAGEVLCHGQPLHGIHPGVAVVFQNFALYPWLTVEENVRVGAHGKGFGTEDQAARVNHVIDLVGLDGFEEAYPKELSGGMKQRVGIARALVGGPELLCMDEPFSALDVLTSESLRAEVSALWSRGDTGIKSLLVITHLIDEAVYLSDRIVVLSANPGQVREVVTNALPHPRDYRDPAFLRLVNELHAVITNIHLPDEAVPAPPPGRPPRIVPLPPAHIGEMVGLLRIVHEHGDRIDLFDLAEDLRLEFGRVILVSKAAELLHFIDTPQQEVVLTALGREFARGDANARKGIMHRQLHALGLFAYLLRLLENAPGKRLPAEVVKEQIILAMPTEEPEALFETLVDWGRYGEVIGYDSAKQEMYLDVEGIATADARA
- a CDS encoding ABC transporter permease subunit, with protein sequence MVAPNRTRRSADATGVLTLPRRPGALWVDALMVLVLCAIVAGVVGLARRWTAPLNPTIEIDLSPWALPRYTLFSLERGCAAYALSLVFTLIYGTVAAYSRRAERVMIPLLDILQGIPVLGFLPGLVLGMVALFPRSNFGLELACIVMIFTGQAWNMTFSFYGSLRAIPTDLREVARVHRFGWWKRFRTLEVPSAAIGLVWNSMMSMAGGWFFLTVTEAFTLGDHDFRLPGIGSYMSVAIDHGDVPAMLFAIVAMVTMIVAIDQLVWRPVIAWSQKFKIEETEAATVPASWVLSLLRRSRLVSGLQEMATAALAALRRHALSHTVAQHAAPLQTSHRNVGAQPAAPVRAPRLGPLLLAITGWTVALLFVLLTVWGAAHLVGMLRHVTLRQWITIVQALGLTFLRTSAAVLIGAAWAVPAGIWIGLSPRLSRIFQPVIQVVAAFPAPMLFPLVTAAFLALGIGFSWGCVALMLLGAQWYILFNVLAGAMTIPQDLRETVDVYRLRGFAAWRTLYLPSVFPQLVTGLITAAGGAWNASIVSEYLRYKQRTLIAPGLGSLITEATAAADFPLLAASVLTMAITLATLNRVVWKRLYRLADTRFSLNR
- a CDS encoding alcohol dehydrogenase catalytic domain-containing protein, which encodes MKAAFCTQPGTFELREVEQPTPGPGEAVVKVRSCGICGSDLHFFHGGFPPPMVCPGHEISGEVVAVGDGANVRPGARVAIEPLLVCRECSYCRTGDYQLCEKFRLAGTTDDGGFAEYIRMPAYALFPLPAKVDFEVGALTEPLAVAVHGVRLANVRLGDRVAIQGAGTIGLLSVAAAKAAGAAEVWITARHPQQRAAAESLGASRVFLGPDASGEISDAARQQLVDVVIETVGGSADTINEAVYLVRPGGSIAVLGVFTTMPSLNAFTLVMKEVRIVGSLTYGRPGPRADFDVALQLLAEQPERFRKLITHRFPLSQIIRGFETAADKRSGSIKVAIRPE
- a CDS encoding type II toxin-antitoxin system MqsA family antitoxin — translated: MNTFADCSLCGGQVEEARVTYDYRRRGHLLVFDNVAAGACRQCGEKYFSPDVLKRMDDAYHDVFDRNKPPERMLQVPAVTL
- a CDS encoding flavin reductase family protein, whose amino-acid sequence is MTKHSLPLSQVYRLLEPGPVVMVTTARKGRANIMTMSWHTMIDFEPPLVGCVISDRNYTFGVLKATKECVINIPTVELAAQVVRCGNTSGRRVDKFKTVGFTPATASRVSAPLIDECYANLECKVVDARMAAKYNLFILEVLKAWIDPSRKHPRTIHHLGRGAFMVAGKTIKLPSKMK
- a CDS encoding PaaI family thioesterase; amino-acid sequence: MAAPIPEEVNRLFSSAPFIAALGIQLDSVGQGECTTVMALEDRHLQQDGFVHAGVQATMADHTAGAAAATLLQKGQIVLTAEFKINLLRAAKGQRLICRSKVLKPGTQLTVVESEVFCVASGEERLVSKATATMAIVNRRGA
- a CDS encoding SAM-dependent methyltransferase; protein product: MQQELYGQRSADMSRRKRAGMWGVVCRVVLQRYVRPEDTVLDLGAGFCEFINAIRCSRKIAVDTNPRLREFAASGVVPVIGEIPGVLEHMVDACTQVVFCSNFLARLRDKESVLCVLRNVHRLLVSEGRMIIIQPNIRYAYKEYWDLFDHQVPLSHGSLSEALRMSGFDIEVLRPRFLPFTSGKSRLPLWLVRLYLALPPAQWLLGKQMLVVARKSKQSRVAR
- the ccrA gene encoding crotonyl-CoA carboxylase/reductase, producing MSTKELYEIGELPPIGHVPPYMYGQLIRAERFGEPHQAFQIEKVEVPSIKPDEVLVYVMAAGINYNNVWAALGAPLNVIAARQKAKYDTSDFHIGGSDASGIVYAVGSDVKNVKVGDHVVTHAGVWDANCPAVKAGEDPTIDPSFKIWGYETGWGSFGQFAKAQGHQCMPKAKHLTWEEAAAPTLVGQTAYRMLKGWPPHIVRQNDVVLIWGAAGGLGCMAIQIVKAAGAIPVGVIGDDSKADFCIKLGAKGCINRKKFTHWGLMPHWKDTAAYNKWAAGARDFGKAIWDVLGERRNPRIVFEHPGEDTVPTSIFACDNGGMVVICAGTTGFNAVVDLRYLWTRQKRFQGSHLSNDEQAYAFNQLVLDGKINPCLARAYKFEEIPLCHQLMHENRAPEGKMAALVGAPRAGMKGLE